A section of the Desulfuromonadales bacterium genome encodes:
- a CDS encoding hydrogenase small subunit: MNNDQLPTSVSLPEETLRKWEARGISRRDFMKFCSSMTAALALPVTFIPRIAEALEADNRPPVIWLEFQSCSGDSEALLRANQPTAAELILDYLSIEYAEVIMAAAGHQAEKAKHDAIEKYKGKYIAVVEGSIPMKDGGIYCTVGGESALNIARKVCANAAATIAVGSCAAFGNIPAAAPNPTGAVGVQEAVPGATVLNLPGCPLNAENLTAAIVHFLTFGKLPAVDRLGRPLFAYGKRIHDNCERRSHFDAGQYAEAFGDEGHRKGYCLYKLGCKGPETFHNCPTMRYNEGQSWPVMAGHGCIGCSEPQFWDTMSPFYRRLPQVPGFGIEATADKIGLGL; this comes from the coding sequence ATGAACAACGACCAGCTCCCGACGTCGGTCTCGCTGCCGGAGGAGACTCTGAGGAAGTGGGAGGCGAGGGGGATCAGCCGCCGCGACTTCATGAAGTTCTGCTCCAGCATGACCGCCGCCCTTGCCCTGCCCGTCACCTTCATCCCCAGAATCGCCGAGGCGCTGGAGGCCGACAACCGGCCGCCGGTGATCTGGCTGGAGTTCCAGAGCTGCAGCGGCGATTCGGAGGCACTGCTGCGCGCCAACCAGCCGACGGCCGCCGAGTTGATCCTCGACTACCTCTCCATCGAATATGCCGAGGTGATCATGGCCGCCGCCGGCCACCAGGCCGAGAAGGCGAAGCACGACGCCATCGAGAAGTACAAGGGGAAATACATCGCCGTGGTCGAGGGGTCGATCCCGATGAAGGACGGCGGCATCTACTGTACCGTCGGCGGTGAAAGTGCCCTCAATATCGCCCGCAAGGTCTGCGCCAATGCCGCGGCGACCATCGCGGTGGGCAGCTGCGCGGCCTTCGGCAACATCCCCGCCGCCGCCCCCAATCCGACCGGCGCGGTGGGGGTCCAGGAAGCGGTCCCCGGCGCCACCGTCCTCAACCTGCCGGGCTGCCCGCTGAATGCCGAGAATCTGACGGCGGCCATCGTCCATTTCCTCACTTTCGGCAAGCTCCCTGCCGTCGACCGCCTCGGCCGCCCCCTTTTCGCCTACGGCAAGCGCATCCACGACAACTGCGAGCGGCGCTCGCACTTCGACGCCGGCCAGTACGCCGAGGCCTTCGGCGACGAAGGACACCGCAAGGGGTACTGCCTCTACAAGCTGGGGTGCAAGGGGCCCGAAACCTTCCACAACTGTCCGACGATGCGCTACAACGAAGGGCAGAGTTGGCCGGTCATGGCCGGCCACGGCTGCATCGGCTGCAGCGAACCACAGTTCTGGGACACCATGAGCCCCTTCTACCGTCGTCTGCCGCAGGTCCCCGGCTTCGGCATCGAGGCGACGGCCGACAAGATCGGGCTCGGGCTG
- a CDS encoding cyclase family protein, whose product MVLYDISVPISPSLPCFPGDPPVRLSKLPVPAEGKPFRITRLSFGSHTGTHVDAPAHLLADGTTVDDIPLTLLIGHCLVVDLTAHDGEIDAGLLRKLPLKGERRLLFHTRNSSLWEQPGFVGEFTALTPAAATCLVELGVRLVGIDYLSVEHTRTQGEVHRILLEAGVVILEGLNLAGVERGEYELICLPLKISGGDGAPCRAVLRGRQAPLPGPEHHTRWPM is encoded by the coding sequence ATGGTCCTGTACGACATCAGCGTCCCCATCTCCCCTTCCCTGCCGTGCTTTCCCGGCGATCCGCCGGTCCGGCTCTCTAAGCTGCCGGTGCCGGCCGAAGGCAAGCCGTTCCGCATCACCCGGCTCTCCTTCGGCAGCCACACCGGCACCCACGTCGATGCACCGGCACATCTGCTGGCCGACGGCACGACGGTCGATGACATCCCCCTGACGCTGCTGATCGGGCATTGCCTGGTGGTCGACCTGACTGCGCACGACGGGGAGATCGATGCCGGCCTCCTCAGAAAACTCCCCCTCAAGGGGGAGCGCCGCCTGCTCTTTCACACCCGCAACTCCTCCCTCTGGGAACAGCCCGGTTTTGTCGGAGAGTTCACCGCCCTGACCCCGGCGGCGGCGACCTGTCTGGTCGAGCTCGGCGTGCGGCTGGTGGGGATCGACTACCTGTCGGTGGAGCATACCCGGACCCAGGGTGAGGTGCACCGGATCCTGCTCGAGGCCGGCGTGGTCATCCTCGAGGGTCTCAATCTCGCCGGCGTCGAACGGGGGGAATATGAACTGATCTGTCTTCCCCTGAAAATCAGTGGTGGCGACGGCGCCCCCTGCCGGGCGGTTCTACGCGGCCGGCAGGCCCCGCTGCCGGGACCGGAACACCACACCCGCTGGCCGATGTAG
- a CDS encoding BCAM0308 family protein, with product MQKDVRKFGISDKRGRVKTSSDPYIPEEGPPALSLCESCHALYHNKRWYLDVAAFEAAKAGGDFHWVTCPACQKIAERYPEGIVTLRGDYFWDHEEEIRNILKNEEEKAMAKNPLERIIRMERDGDDLIIETTEEKLAEHLGRALHKAHQGELKVSWTEEHSVCRVTWERMV from the coding sequence ATGCAGAAAGACGTCAGAAAGTTTGGCATCAGCGACAAGCGCGGCCGGGTCAAAACCAGTTCCGACCCCTATATCCCCGAGGAAGGACCGCCGGCACTTTCACTGTGCGAGAGCTGTCATGCCCTCTACCACAACAAGCGCTGGTATCTCGACGTCGCGGCCTTCGAGGCGGCGAAGGCGGGCGGCGATTTCCACTGGGTGACCTGTCCCGCCTGCCAGAAGATTGCCGAACGCTATCCAGAAGGGATCGTTACCCTGCGCGGCGACTATTTCTGGGACCACGAGGAGGAAATCCGCAACATCCTGAAGAACGAAGAAGAGAAGGCAATGGCCAAGAATCCCCTGGAGCGCATCATTCGCATGGAGCGTGACGGAGATGACCTGATTATCGAAACCACCGAGGAGAAACTCGCCGAACACCTCGGAAGGGCGCTGCACAAGGCGCACCAGGGCGAGCTCAAGGTTTCCTGGACCGAGGAACATTCGGTCTGCCGGGTGACCTGGGAGCGGATGGTTTGA
- a CDS encoding archease, whose translation MGTHRLLEHTADMGIEASGETIEELFAQAAYGLLEIIAGTPQALCREERIVTVEGGDAEELLVNWLNEILYLFEIRRFFPLDFEIEEVRGNRLLARVRGEPFDPQRHPVEREVKAVTYHQLRVEKTDGLWHARVYVDL comes from the coding sequence ATGGGGACGCACCGGCTGCTGGAACATACCGCCGACATGGGGATCGAGGCGAGCGGCGAGACGATCGAGGAGCTCTTTGCCCAGGCGGCCTACGGCCTGCTGGAGATTATCGCCGGCACCCCCCAAGCCCTCTGCCGGGAGGAAAGGATTGTCACCGTGGAAGGAGGGGATGCCGAAGAGCTGCTCGTCAACTGGCTCAACGAAATCCTCTACCTGTTCGAAATCCGGAGATTTTTCCCTCTCGACTTCGAAATCGAGGAGGTGCGCGGCAACCGTCTGCTGGCCCGGGTTCGCGGCGAACCCTTCGACCCGCAGCGCCACCCCGTCGAGCGCGAGGTCAAGGCGGTGACCTATCACCAGCTGCGGGTGGAGAAGACCGACGGGCTGTGGCATGCGCGGGTCTACGTGGACCTGTAG